One region of Dehalococcoidia bacterium genomic DNA includes:
- a CDS encoding AAA family ATPase, whose translation MPRVFDFTAPVNQARWLVEPLFPLGHLCVVLAQSGVGKSFATEYLAGCVAFGKDYLGMKTTYGNILIVDQDTPTDVLEERLGRIAAGMGGPPRYTLAYESMQDHAFNWRLYQMINEANPALVVIDSLHSLCGKSNSNSTLDMSKLAELKARCLTPDRTIIINHHLTEKTEHKVETLMDYNTHLSGMGSSVIKQQCDTEYILAATVSDNLIDRMYLRPIAKRQAIPQKVITMCMVESSTHLTMEFGGYYHVNLTEIESDMLLLMELQPKDWTIKKMKEECGDKWTAKEIRKALTSLGKKGHCRMSTQAHNTFTYRLIRPDASLPPSSIIDTTPLQPDPPGGNGNDGHPQPQLTGQPEEEPEVEEVETEEAEIS comes from the coding sequence ATGCCTAGAGTTTTTGACTTCACAGCCCCAGTAAACCAGGCCCGGTGGCTCGTGGAACCGCTGTTCCCCCTGGGTCACCTGTGCGTTGTCCTGGCGCAGTCCGGCGTAGGCAAATCCTTCGCCACCGAGTACCTGGCCGGCTGCGTGGCTTTCGGCAAGGACTACCTGGGAATGAAGACCACCTACGGCAATATACTCATCGTCGACCAGGATACCCCTACCGACGTGCTGGAAGAACGCCTGGGGCGCATCGCCGCCGGCATGGGCGGCCCGCCGCGGTACACCCTGGCCTATGAGTCCATGCAGGACCATGCCTTCAACTGGCGGCTGTACCAGATGATAAACGAGGCCAATCCCGCCCTGGTGGTCATCGACTCCCTGCACTCCCTGTGCGGCAAATCCAACTCCAACTCCACTCTGGACATGAGCAAGCTGGCCGAACTGAAAGCCAGGTGCCTCACCCCGGACCGCACCATCATCATCAATCACCACTTAACAGAGAAGACCGAACACAAAGTAGAAACCTTAATGGACTACAATACCCATCTGTCCGGCATGGGCTCCAGCGTCATCAAACAGCAGTGCGACACCGAATACATCCTGGCCGCCACCGTGTCCGACAACCTCATCGACCGCATGTACCTGCGCCCCATAGCCAAGCGGCAAGCCATCCCCCAGAAAGTAATCACCATGTGCATGGTGGAATCAAGCACCCACCTGACCATGGAATTCGGCGGCTACTACCACGTCAACCTGACCGAGATCGAGTCCGATATGCTTCTGCTCATGGAACTCCAGCCCAAAGACTGGACTATCAAGAAGATGAAAGAAGAATGCGGTGACAAATGGACCGCCAAGGAGATCCGCAAGGCCCTCACCTCTCTGGGCAAGAAAGGCCACTGCCGCATGTCTACCCAGGCCCACAACACCTTCACCTACCGCCTGATCCGTCCCGATGCCTCCCTGCCGCCTTCCAGCATCATCGACACCACCCCCTTGCAACCGGACCCCCCGGGCGGCAACGGCAATGACGGTCATCCACAGCCACAGCTCACTGGGCAACCAGAAGAAGAACCAGAAGTAGAAGA